From Glycine soja cultivar W05 chromosome 4, ASM419377v2, whole genome shotgun sequence, the proteins below share one genomic window:
- the LOC114410233 gene encoding uncharacterized protein LOC114410233, which yields MVLSQSFYDMLENPAILGLCTVIGMFFSPLWVTFFFGVIVGWLWKPKWARLGEKKLATSLAKSLDFASPSSASSPSKFPVSPMKSCSSSPCLNSIKMLPPNPESLLLKKGVDKKASSSSSPVKFASSVSSPKSCEETSEAVTMADLHHLWQLVEEKDGGLPWIQMMDRSTPTMSYKAWRREPKDGPPQYRSSTIFEDATPEMVRDLFWDDEFRPRWDDMLASSSIIEECPTTGTMKVQWIRKFPFFCKDREYIIGRRIWESGRHYYCVTKGVDCPLIPKKDKPRRVDVYYSSWCIRAVESNRGNGQLTACEVLLFHHEEMGIPWEIAKLGVRKGMWGTVQKIEPGLRAYQEARASGAALSHSAFMAQVNTKISPEYLQSIGGDDNSAENESLVASEKPQGMNIPKMLVIGGAVALACSLDRGLVTKYLLFGVARRFANIGKR from the exons ATGGTTTTGTCACAGTCTTTCTACGATATGTTGGAGAACCCTGCAATATTGGGTCTGTGCACAGTTATTGGAATGTTTTTTAGTCCTCTGTGggtaacatttttctttggtgTCATCGTTGGATGGTTGTGGAAACCGAAATGGGCGAGGTTGGGGGAAAAAAAATTGGCGACTTCCCTCGCCAAATCCTTAGATTTTGCCTCACCCTCCTCGGCTTCTTCGCCTTCTAAGTTTCCAGTGTCTCCTATGAAGAGTTGTTCTTCCTCTCCTTGCCTGAATTCCATTAAAATGCTACCTCCAAACCCTGAATCTTTGCTCCTCAAAAAAGGGGTGGATAAAAAGGCTTCCTCATCATCCTCACCCGTGAAATTTGCAAGTTCCGTCAG TTCACCCAAATCCTGCGAGGAAACTTCTGAGGCTGTGACAATGGCGGATTTACATCATCTATGGCAGCTTGTGGAGGAGAAAGATGGAGGTCTCCCTTGGATTCAGATGATGGATCGTTCTACCCCCACCATGAGTTACAAAGCATGGCGTAGAGAACCAAAG GATGGTCCTCCCCAATATCGAAGCAGCACTATTTTTGAAGATGCTACCCCTGAGATGGTGAGGGACTTGTTTTGGGATGATGAGTTCCGACCGAGATGGGATGACATGCTTGCATCCTCCTCAATCATTGAAGAGTGTCCCACTACTGGTACCATGAAAGTGCAGTGGATACGGAAG TTTCCCTTTTTCTGTAAAGATAGAGAATACATAATTGGTCGGAGAATCTGGGAATCTGGAAGGCATTACTATTGTGTGACTAAG GGAGTAGATTGTCCTTTAATCCCTAAAAAAGATAAACCTAGACGTGTTGATGTGTACTACTCTAGTTGGTGCATTAGAGCAG TGGAATCAAATAGAGGTAATGGCCAGTTAACTGCCTGTGAAGTCTTGCTCTTCCATCATGAAGAAATGGGCATTCCATGGGAGATTGCAAAGCTTGGAGTAAGGAAAGGGATGTGGGGAACTGTTCAGAAGATTGAACCTGGTTTGCGAGCGTATCAAGAAGCAAGAGCTTCTGGTGCTGCACTCTCTCATTCAGCCTTTATGGCCCAAGTCAACACAAAAATAAGTCCTGAGTACTTGCAATCCATTGGTGGTGATGATAATTCAGCAGAGAATGAAAGTTTGGTTGCTTCTGAGAAACCACAGGGCATGAACATACCAAAGATGCTAGTCATTGGTGGTGCTGTTGCTCTTGCTTGTAGTCTTGATAGGGGACTGGTGACAAAGTATCTTCTATTTGGTGTTGCTAGAAGATTTGCTAATATAGGTAAAAGATAG
- the LOC114410235 gene encoding 60S acidic ribosomal protein P1-like: MDSGVQGCILATLILHDEEIPVTAEKINALLKASNVSAESYWPSLFAKLAQNKNIEDLILNAGGGGAAVAVAAPAGGGGGAAAAAAPAAEEKKEEVKEESDDDMGFGLFD, translated from the exons ATGGATTCCGGTGTCCAAGGTTGCATCTTAGCCACTTTAATTCTCCACGACGAGGAAATCCCAGTCACC gcTGAGAAGATCAACGCTCTGTTGAAGGCTTCTAATGTCTCCGCCGAGTCTTACTGGCCCAGCCTCTTCGCCAAGCTCGCCCAGAATAAGAACATCGAAGACCTCATTTTGAACGCCGGCGGTGGTGGGGCCGCCGTTGCAGTTGCCGCTCCCGCcggcggtggtggtggtgccGCTGCTGCAGCCGCACCCGCCGCCGAGGAAAAGAAG GAAGAAGTGAAGGAAGAAAGTGACGATGACATGGGTTTCGGCTTGTTTGATTAG
- the LOC114410236 gene encoding protein EMBRYO SAC DEVELOPMENT ARREST 30-like, with translation MPFLTKIKWVVLSVVTLSLASIIIHLSLTKLWTVNIVQYKALPSLPEEFGSVLGRQVIKNKKLWGSIESLETLQPNANTRSNYSVPKQQSNGFLYAKVFGGFSKIRSSIPDLVAISRLLNATLVIPEIQESTRSKGISSKFKSFSYLYNEEQFIAFLKNDVIIAKSLPESLMERRRRNEFPTFKPTSSASLNFYIKEILPKLKKSKVIGLIIANGGALQSILPPSMAEIQRLRCRVAFHALQFRPEIQMLGRRMVHKLRALGQPFLAFHPGLLRETLAYNGCAELFQDVHTELIQHRRSRMIKEGVLKDELNVDSHLRREKGLCPIMPEEVGILLRVMGYPAKTIIYLAGSELFGGQRALIPLRSMFINTMDRTSLCSEKEFSDLVGPETPLPVNSFRPPPAKSENEHKEEWKKAGPRPRPLPPPPGRPIYQHEKEGWYAWITETPTEPDPSPMDLRMKAHRLLWDALDYIVSLEADAFFPGFNNDGSGWPDFSSLVMGHRLYETASFRTYRPDRKVVAELFNMTRENLYHPKHNWTVLVQEHLNRSLAEEGLIRQSLLSKPAMFLSHPLPECSCRIASTKATSRFRGENGQVLYGGEDICPKWMQHANDEGSLEKEGSKSEDEGLADYESNDFVDESESEKNGSKTNQTPLWDQDEEMDPND, from the exons ATGCCATTCTTAACAAAGATAAAATGGGTTGTTCTTTCTGTAGTCACTTTATCTCTGGCATCTATCATCATTCATCTATCTTTGACAAAGTTGTGGACTGTTAACATAGTGCAGTATAAAGCACTACCTAGTCTTCCTGAAGAATTTGGATCTGTGTTGGGTAGACAg GTTATAAAGAATAAGAAGCTATGGGGTTCCATTGAGTCTTTGGAAACATTGCAGCCTAATGCCAACACTAGAAGCAATTATTCTG TTCCAAAGCAGCAGAGCAATGGTTTCTTATATGCAAAAGTTTTTGGTGGGTTTTCAAAGATAAGATCATCG ATCCCCGATCTTGTTGCTATTTCTAGACTTTTAAATGCTACTCTTGTCATTCCTGAAATTCAAGAAAGTACTCGCTCAAAAGGAATTAG CTCAAAGTTCAAGAGTTTTTCCTATCTTTATAACGAGGAGCAGTTCATAGCATTTCTAAAAAATGATGTAATCATTGCAAAGAGCCTGCCAGAAAGTTTGATggaaaggagaagaagaaatgaaTTTCCTACATTTAAGCCCACAAGTTCAGCTTCTCTAAACTTTTACATTAAAGAAATTTTACCAAAGCTAAAGAAATCAAAGGTTATCGGATTAATTATTGCCAATGGTGGAGCTCTGCAG TCAATACTCCCACCTAGCATGGCTGAGATTCAGAGGCTAAGATGCAGGGTTGCTTTCCATGCCCTGCAATTTcgtccagaaattcaaatgcttgGTCGTCGGATGGTTCACAA GTTAAGAGCATTAGGCCAACCATTCTTGGCATTCCATCCTGGCTTATTGAGAGAAACCTTGGCATACAATGGTTGTGCAGAACTTTTTCAG GATGTACACACTGAACTCATTCAACATCGGAGATCTCGTATGATaaaggaaggagttcttaaGGATGAACTGAATGTGGATTCACACTTGCGAAGAGAAAAAGGTCTATGTCCGATCATGCCTGAAGAG GTTGGCATTCTCCTTCGAGTAATGGGTTATCCTGCCAAAACAATCATTTATCTGGCTGGCTCTGAATTATTTGGTGGTCAACGTGCTTTAATTCCTTTGCGATCCATGTTCATCAATACTATGGATCGCACTTCCTTGTGCAGTGAGAAAGAGTTTTCTGACTTGGTTGGACCTGAAACACCTCTTCCTGTAAATAGTTTTCGACCACCTCCTGCAAAAAGTGAGAATGAAcacaaagaagaatggaagaaggcTGGTCCTCGGCCTCGGCCCCTTCCCCCACCTCCAGGTAGACCAATTTACCAGCATGAAAAAGAAGGTTGGTATGCTTGGATCACTGAGACCCCTACAGAACCTGATCCTTCCCCTATGGATCTGAGGATGAAAGCACACAGGTTACTTTGGGATGCGCTTGATTACATTGTTTCATTGGAAGCAGATGCCTTCTTTCCTGGATTTAACAATGATGGTAGTGGATGGCCAGATTTTTCAAGCCTTGTCATGGGGCATCGACTGTATGAGACGGCTTCTTTTAGAACATACCGGCCGGACAG GAAAGTTGTTGCGGAACTTTTCAACATGACTCGTGAAAATCTGTACCATCCTAAACATAATTGGACGGTTTTAGTACAGGAACATCTTAACAGAAGTTTGGCTGAAGAAGGCCTCATAAGGCAATCTCTTTTGTCAAAACCTGCAATGTTCCTTTCACATCCACTTCCCGAATGCTCCTGTAGAATTGCTTCAACCAAGGCCACCAGTCGTTTCCGAGGTGAGAATGGCCAGGTTCTATATGGAGGCGAAGATATATGCCCCAAATGGATGCAACATGCTAATGACGAAGGTTCATTGGAGAAAGAAGGTAGCAAATCCGAAGATGAAGGGCTGGCAGACTATGAAAGTAATGATTTTGTTGATGAATCTGAATCTGAAAAAAATGGTAGCAAAACCAATCAGACTCCACTCTGGGATCAAGATGAGGAAATGGATCCAAATGACTAA
- the LOC114410232 gene encoding uncharacterized protein LOC114410232: MLCSAQTGKSGLNWLDRLRSNKGIPTGDEPNLDSFLLTAHPQSPQTRPNDPPRNPPSEARDEPMPMSTILAELFCMGATLSKTNKKCPRKQTNPKIFLASSATTTSTNSKPSVPAALSAAPSGDPAVPEVEEEAAADRGEDEEEGNELKGFTKSEVTVIDTSSPGWKVDKFVFRKNNVWKVREKKTKNKFLAKRKSNSTLAPRDVHVNAIENSKDNVINMRGEKPVKTQKVI, translated from the exons ATGCTCTGCTCGGCCCAGACCGGAAAATCCGGTCTGAACTGGCTCGACCGCCTCCGGTCCAACAAGGGCATCCCCACCGGCGACGAACCCAACCTCGATTCCTTCCTCCTCACGGCCCATCCGCAATCCCCTCAGACCCGCCCCAATGACCCGCCCCGGAACCCTCCTTCCGAGGCCCGCGACGAGCCCATGCCCATGAGCACCATCCTCGCTGAGCTCTTCTGCATGGGCGCCACCCTCtccaaaaccaacaaaaaatgCCCCCGGAAACAGACAAACCCTAAAATCTTCCTCGCTTCCTCCGCCACCACCACCAGCACAAACTCCAAACCCTCCGTCCCCGCCGCCTTGTCTGCCGCTCCCAGCGGCGACCCGGCGGTGCCGGAAGTGGAAGAGGAGGCCGCCGCGGACCGCGGTGAGGACGAGGAAGAGGGGAACGAATTGAAGGGGTTCACGAAGAGCGAAGTGACGGTGATCGACACGAGTAGCCCCGGGTGGAAGGTGGACAAGTTCGTGTTCAGGAAGAACAACGTTTGGAAAGTCAGAGAGAAGAAAACCAAGAACAAGTTTCTCGCCAAGAGGAAAAGTAACTCCACTCTCGCGCCTCGTGACGTTCATGTCAATGCAATTGAGAACTCCAA GGACAATGTAATCAACATGAGAGGAGAGAAGCCTGTAAAGACACAAAAGGTGATCTAA